The nucleotide sequence GTCCTCAAGCGCCGTTACGACCTGACGGGACCTGACAAACGCCTGATCGAGCTGGTCCAACAAGGCTGGCACCTGGAGGACTGGAGACCGGCGCAACTCTGGCACATGAGTCGTCATGATGAATTGCTTCGCACGTTCATCACAGAGTGGCTTTTCGAGAAGCATCAAGCCGGGATTGTGATCATTACTGCTGATCCCGTCGTTGAGTACCTTCACGGAGTTGTCAGGGCAAAGCTGGGGTCAGTGGATGCGTGGAAAGAAAACACTTATCGCCGCGTTGCAAACGGATTACTAAAAATAGCGGTCGAGTTCCATCTCATGCGCGGCCGTACCAACAAAGAATTCGAATCGTACCGCCTCTCGGAGAGAAGCTTCATTTACCTGCTCCATTCGCTGATGGAAAGAGAGCAAAACACTCGGAAGGTTGTCGAAGCGAAGGACTGGCGACTCTTTATGATGAAATCGAACGAGGTGGAAGAAGAACTCTTGCGGCTTCACCAGTACGGCAGGCTTCATTTTGAAAGAGCGGGCAGCTTGCTGGAACTTACGCTTCCCTGCGAAGACACCAATGAATACGTAAGGAGCGCCGTTGTATGAGAGACTGGAAGTCCCGCCTCAGAGATACGCTGGAGCCGTTGCTTTCAAGCGAAGATCCGAGACCAGATATTAGCGCCTATAAGGACATGCC is from Crateriforma conspicua and encodes:
- a CDS encoding BrxA family protein; this translates as MNAKDSELSSNLAIRGPFIEETYRTFSNWELKESTSQNFKRIAETNSIGASSQSWLTKFLQVLKRRYDLTGPDKRLIELVQQGWHLEDWRPAQLWHMSRHDELLRTFITEWLFEKHQAGIVIITADPVVEYLHGVVRAKLGSVDAWKENTYRRVANGLLKIAVEFHLMRGRTNKEFESYRLSERSFIYLLHSLMEREQNTRKVVEAKDWRLFMMKSNEVEEELLRLHQYGRLHFERAGSLLELTLPCEDTNEYVRSAVV